A portion of the Chondrinema litorale genome contains these proteins:
- a CDS encoding ABC transporter permease yields MFKNILKVAFRSLIRQKFYSLINITGLAVGLASCLFILIYISSELNFDKHNRSYEQIYRLNQTNIWSEENVRLTSGGPPVAALLKENYPEVEGSARVYQPGSYFITFEQPGQQSMAFEEKRLAGVDTSFISMFNFEWLAGSPQNALDEQNSVVITRSTANRYFGEVTNFNELVVGKMLKIDNGKTAQNVVVKGVIEDMPFASHFHFDFMFSIYTFKEMKRMEWSWIWSQCVTYVKLKEGTDVAALENKMADLPKKYAGNTIERVLEISYEEFEKKGKPWELFLLPLKDIHLRSEGITNPYPLDPVGSIDNLYVFGLAAIFIILLACINFMNLATARAAGRAREIGVRKTLGSNRESLIWQFLLESMIISAFAALLSLGICELLRPYFNELTDNTFHKPISEYSEITYFLPIATIITGLLAGIYPAFYLTRFQPVEVLKGRLPGSKGGEKRFRSFLVSMQFAVSTFMVISTALVLSQVKFMSNKDLGYNKENLFSIRHIEMLGGHSSSESETYNADKLNRQKALKEEVSKIPGVKIASQSNGMMPHIYYHDYFKSNATGKKFSLNHIITDVDFLNLIDVELLYGRNFNHEKGSDLNKVILNEAAVEQLGYTKGNYEKALGEFISYPYPSAPTFEVIGIMKDAKLEGGYNESQIGPIAVFLQSENINDYTKESFLTVKVEKNTDLHDLIGNIEQAWAKQSGGLPFQYFFVDDRFDALFKTEVKLGKVLGVFTFIAVLIAVLGLLGLVSYISEKKTKEIGIRKVLGASPIEILLLLSKEFTFLLIAGFLIAAPLSYYFISSWLANYADRVSISPLVFILALVGGLLLAWITISLQALKAIHLKAVDAIRTE; encoded by the coding sequence ATGTTTAAGAATATTTTAAAAGTAGCCTTTAGAAGTTTAATCAGACAGAAGTTTTATAGCCTAATTAATATTACAGGTTTGGCTGTAGGTTTAGCATCTTGTCTGTTTATCTTAATTTATATTTCGTCTGAACTTAACTTTGATAAACATAATAGAAGTTATGAACAAATTTATCGCTTAAACCAAACAAACATTTGGTCAGAAGAAAATGTAAGGTTAACATCAGGAGGGCCACCAGTAGCAGCTTTATTAAAAGAGAATTATCCTGAGGTGGAGGGGAGTGCTAGAGTGTATCAGCCGGGAAGTTATTTTATAACATTTGAGCAGCCCGGCCAACAGTCTATGGCTTTTGAAGAAAAACGATTGGCTGGTGTAGATACTTCTTTTATCTCCATGTTCAATTTTGAATGGTTGGCTGGTTCTCCTCAAAATGCACTAGATGAGCAAAACTCAGTAGTAATCACAAGAAGCACGGCTAATAGATATTTTGGCGAGGTTACAAACTTTAACGAGTTAGTAGTGGGGAAGATGCTCAAAATAGACAATGGAAAAACAGCGCAAAATGTAGTGGTTAAAGGTGTGATTGAAGATATGCCTTTTGCTTCTCACTTTCACTTCGACTTTATGTTTTCTATCTACACTTTTAAGGAGATGAAAAGAATGGAGTGGAGCTGGATTTGGAGCCAATGTGTCACTTATGTAAAACTGAAAGAAGGAACAGATGTAGCTGCACTAGAAAATAAAATGGCAGATTTGCCTAAAAAATACGCAGGTAACACCATCGAAAGAGTCTTGGAGATTAGTTACGAAGAGTTTGAGAAAAAGGGAAAACCTTGGGAGCTGTTTTTATTACCACTAAAAGATATTCATTTAAGATCAGAAGGAATTACCAATCCATATCCACTTGACCCAGTAGGCAGCATAGATAACTTATATGTGTTTGGTTTAGCTGCAATTTTTATTATTCTACTAGCTTGTATCAATTTTATGAACTTGGCAACAGCAAGAGCAGCAGGAAGAGCTAGAGAAATTGGTGTAAGAAAAACATTAGGCTCTAATAGAGAATCATTAATCTGGCAGTTCTTGCTCGAATCGATGATAATTAGTGCATTTGCAGCGCTTTTATCATTAGGAATATGCGAATTATTAAGGCCATATTTTAATGAATTAACAGATAACACTTTCCATAAACCCATATCTGAATACTCAGAAATCACCTACTTTTTACCAATAGCAACCATTATTACAGGTTTGTTGGCAGGTATTTATCCAGCATTTTATTTAACTCGCTTCCAACCAGTTGAAGTTTTAAAAGGACGATTGCCAGGTTCAAAAGGTGGCGAAAAACGTTTCAGAAGCTTTTTGGTAAGTATGCAGTTTGCTGTTTCAACATTCATGGTTATTTCAACGGCTTTGGTACTTTCTCAAGTAAAATTTATGAGTAACAAAGACCTTGGTTACAATAAAGAAAATCTATTCAGTATTAGGCATATCGAAATGCTCGGAGGGCATTCTAGCTCAGAAAGCGAAACTTACAATGCCGATAAATTAAACAGACAAAAAGCATTAAAAGAAGAAGTATCGAAAATACCTGGGGTAAAAATTGCCAGCCAAAGCAATGGTATGATGCCTCATATATATTACCATGATTACTTTAAATCGAATGCTACTGGTAAAAAATTTAGCTTAAACCATATTATTACTGATGTCGATTTCTTAAATCTTATCGATGTAGAACTGCTATACGGAAGAAATTTTAATCACGAAAAAGGTTCTGATTTAAATAAGGTAATTCTCAATGAAGCAGCAGTAGAGCAATTAGGTTATACTAAAGGTAATTACGAAAAGGCTTTAGGTGAATTTATCTCGTATCCTTATCCATCGGCACCAACCTTTGAGGTAATAGGCATTATGAAAGATGCAAAGCTAGAAGGTGGCTACAATGAAAGTCAAATAGGCCCGATAGCAGTGTTCTTACAAAGTGAAAATATTAATGATTATACAAAGGAGTCTTTTCTTACAGTAAAAGTTGAAAAAAACACAGATCTGCATGATTTGATTGGCAACATCGAACAGGCTTGGGCTAAACAATCTGGTGGTTTGCCTTTTCAATACTTCTTTGTAGACGATCGCTTTGATGCACTTTTTAAAACCGAAGTAAAGCTAGGCAAAGTATTAGGTGTATTTACCTTTATCGCTGTGCTTATCGCAGTTTTAGGTCTGCTTGGTTTGGTGTCTTACATCTCAGAAAAGAAAACGAAAGAGATAGGAATAAGAAAAGTTCTGGGAGCATCGCCTATAGAAATCTTATTACTGCTCTCTAAAGAATTTACCTTCTTACTAATCGCAGGTTTCTTAATCGCAGCTCCACTAAGTTATTACTTCATTTCTAGTTGGTTAGCTAATTATGCAGATAGAGTGAGTATTTCTCCACTCGTATTTATTCTGGCTTTAGTAGGAGGTTTATTACTTGCTTGGATTACCATATCGCTACAAGCTTTAAAAGCCATTCATTTAAAAGCCGTAGACGCAATTAGAACCGAATAG
- a CDS encoding NADAR family protein gives MTSKYGVDWLKEQFNNEVNLKYVFFWGHTKSKNEVTSTCFSQWYESQFIIDGVAYKTAEHWMMAQKALLFGDKNIYEKIIAANTPAEAKKLGRQVTGFDENIWNAHRYDIVQYGNIYKFNQNRELWSFLMSTNTRVLVEASPVDQIWGIGLSKDSNDVHHVHNWRGLNLLGFALMEVRDYFTENGFFGSSERKTEKTWL, from the coding sequence ATGACAAGTAAATACGGTGTAGATTGGCTTAAAGAACAGTTTAATAATGAGGTAAATCTCAAATATGTATTCTTTTGGGGGCACACAAAAAGTAAAAATGAAGTGACTAGTACATGTTTTAGCCAGTGGTATGAATCTCAGTTTATAATTGATGGAGTAGCCTATAAAACTGCCGAGCACTGGATGATGGCTCAAAAAGCCTTGTTGTTTGGAGACAAAAACATTTATGAAAAAATTATCGCGGCAAATACTCCAGCAGAAGCAAAAAAACTAGGTAGACAAGTTACTGGTTTTGACGAGAATATTTGGAATGCACACCGCTACGATATTGTGCAGTATGGCAACATCTATAAGTTTAACCAAAACAGAGAGCTGTGGAGTTTTTTAATGAGTACCAATACGAGAGTTTTGGTAGAAGCCAGTCCAGTAGATCAAATCTGGGGAATTGGTTTGAGTAAAGACAGTAATGATGTACATCATGTTCATAATTGGAGAGGTCTTAACCTATTAGGTTTTGCGCTCATGGAAGTAAGAGATTATTTCACAGAAAATGGATTTTTTGGATCTTCTGAAAGAAAAACCGAAAAGACTTGGTTATAA
- a CDS encoding formylglycine-generating enzyme family protein — translation MHRVLGVLLFGIVLLQISCSKIQRIKDEQPISKKEKVTVNQSLATTFSRESQQQNQMENLLLVDPIKPTEEPDLFELLPDKVTVPEDMVFVPGGEYLEKDGNVVGNRMIKGFLIDKKPISYQEYKDYIEITQPKDIHFENVKFISSSDLKNTESAVVLLSWFEANAYCNSQGKRLPDAFEWKHAVISSQKDATLKDYKIPHIWEWTNNWKMREGDDVYTFVPDAYSKKVILSSHYSDNNTKQVWDISSVEPEEKKENIGCRCVQEIYVKP, via the coding sequence ATGCATAGAGTTTTAGGAGTTTTGCTGTTTGGAATCGTGCTTTTGCAAATTAGTTGTAGTAAAATACAACGTATAAAGGATGAGCAACCAATCAGTAAAAAAGAAAAAGTTACAGTAAACCAGTCTTTGGCTACAACATTCTCAAGAGAGTCTCAGCAGCAAAACCAGATGGAAAATTTGCTATTGGTCGACCCTATAAAACCTACTGAAGAGCCAGATTTATTTGAATTGTTACCCGATAAAGTTACAGTGCCAGAAGATATGGTATTTGTTCCTGGTGGTGAGTATCTAGAAAAAGATGGTAATGTAGTAGGTAATAGAATGATTAAAGGCTTCTTAATTGATAAAAAACCAATATCGTATCAAGAATATAAAGATTACATAGAGATTACTCAACCAAAAGATATACACTTTGAAAATGTAAAGTTTATTTCTTCTAGTGATTTAAAGAATACTGAATCTGCTGTAGTGTTACTTTCTTGGTTTGAAGCAAATGCTTATTGTAACTCACAAGGCAAACGATTGCCAGATGCATTCGAATGGAAACATGCGGTAATTTCTTCTCAAAAAGATGCTACTCTTAAAGATTATAAGATTCCACATATTTGGGAGTGGACAAACAACTGGAAAATGAGAGAAGGAGACGATGTGTATACTTTTGTGCCAGATGCTTACAGTAAAAAAGTAATCTTAAGTTCTCACTATTCAGATAATAATACCAAGCAGGTTTGGGATATTTCTTCTGTTGAGCCAGAAGAAAAAAAGGAAAATATAGGTTGCCGATGTGTTCAGGAGATATATGTGAAACCTTGA
- a CDS encoding putative porin, with product MKKHFFICCIFSVFLLSELSAQVLPSQNDNNLSDADFGSLPKSDSLGAKKDDKGQLILEPVPEDIYSTRTSGFIYELDWLFNRRDEHYLDTTLHNLHRYNFVDKNQYEYQDLGNLGTAIKSIYFDTPNEIGDRLGITNLKPYLHTEDKIQYLDTKSPFTSWYYVQGAEGRSIIDVHHSQNVKPNWNVGLRIYRLNARVLIGSESANSNDRQVSHEDYIFKTRYESDNKRYRMLFFVQSMKHVMEETGGLQLSSEDSLLLDNPPRELEEGEETTYESLDELFGLGTGELENRLSSVQSTQRKDQARLFHEYTFLGHQGLQLFHIFNYEKNKYKYFDEAFQTNIAYYETFSQLGFSDASTYTHTQRFNELENTLGLKGRADKLFYLFYIKQKNYKYHFQIAPDIQIPRELSAQRFFGFKGAYDLSPTIRFRGDYETLVGEDTGLKIFAEMQTPLLTVSHRRIAAEPSLMQQYYYGEVFNWDNSSINEDTGEGNLRSASYSETKVSAPLLNKKVMLRPFASYSTFDDYIYYDTLALPTQYGETISILQVGLEMETHFNWFHQRVYGVYTLNDTEDIIRMPEILANYQVYYQGHPFGFPILIQTGFDFHWNSEYFADAFMPVTQQFYLQDDLKVGNYLRGDFFLNFQMKKVIMFLKMTNALQGVQREGYYTTPLYMGQPRSFEFGLTWLFYD from the coding sequence TTGAAAAAGCATTTTTTTATTTGCTGTATTTTTTCTGTTTTTCTGTTATCAGAATTATCAGCACAGGTACTGCCAAGTCAGAATGACAATAATCTCAGTGATGCCGATTTTGGGTCTCTTCCCAAAAGTGATAGCTTAGGTGCAAAAAAAGACGACAAAGGCCAATTAATTCTTGAGCCCGTTCCAGAAGATATCTATTCTACCAGAACTTCAGGCTTTATCTATGAATTAGATTGGTTATTTAACCGTAGAGACGAACATTATTTAGATACTACTCTACATAATCTGCATCGCTACAATTTTGTCGATAAAAACCAATACGAATATCAGGATTTAGGCAACTTGGGTACTGCCATTAAATCTATCTATTTTGATACACCAAACGAAATTGGAGACAGGCTGGGCATTACCAATTTAAAACCCTATTTGCATACCGAAGATAAAATCCAATATCTGGATACCAAATCGCCCTTTACCAGTTGGTACTATGTGCAAGGAGCAGAAGGTAGGTCTATTATAGATGTACATCACTCCCAAAATGTTAAACCAAACTGGAATGTGGGTTTAAGAATTTACCGACTCAATGCCAGAGTTTTAATTGGATCAGAAAGTGCCAACTCCAACGACAGGCAGGTTTCGCACGAAGACTACATCTTTAAAACCAGATACGAGTCTGATAATAAAAGATATCGAATGCTATTTTTTGTGCAAAGCATGAAACATGTGATGGAAGAAACAGGTGGATTGCAATTGAGCAGCGAAGACAGTTTGCTTTTAGATAATCCTCCAAGAGAATTGGAAGAAGGCGAAGAAACCACTTACGAGTCGCTCGACGAGCTGTTTGGATTAGGTACCGGCGAATTAGAAAACCGCTTATCTAGTGTACAAAGCACACAAAGGAAAGACCAAGCAAGGCTTTTCCACGAGTATACATTCTTAGGACATCAAGGTTTGCAGCTTTTCCATATTTTCAATTATGAGAAAAATAAATACAAATACTTTGATGAGGCTTTCCAGACCAATATAGCTTATTATGAGACTTTCTCTCAGTTAGGTTTTAGTGATGCATCTACCTACACACATACTCAGCGATTTAATGAGCTCGAAAATACATTGGGCTTAAAAGGTAGAGCCGATAAGCTTTTCTATCTATTTTACATAAAACAAAAAAATTACAAGTATCACTTTCAGATCGCTCCAGATATTCAAATACCAAGAGAGCTATCTGCCCAAAGGTTTTTCGGCTTTAAAGGTGCCTACGATTTAAGCCCAACAATTAGGTTTAGAGGAGATTATGAAACATTAGTTGGAGAAGACACAGGCTTAAAAATATTTGCAGAAATGCAAACTCCTCTTTTAACTGTAAGCCACAGAAGAATTGCAGCAGAGCCAAGCTTAATGCAGCAATATTATTATGGTGAAGTTTTTAATTGGGATAATAGCTCTATCAATGAAGATACAGGTGAAGGGAATTTAAGAAGTGCTTCTTACTCAGAAACCAAAGTTTCAGCCCCTTTACTTAACAAAAAAGTGATGTTGAGGCCATTTGCTAGCTACTCAACCTTTGACGATTACATCTACTACGACACTTTGGCGCTACCTACACAGTACGGAGAGACGATCTCTATTTTACAAGTAGGCTTAGAAATGGAAACCCATTTTAACTGGTTCCATCAGAGAGTTTATGGTGTTTACACACTAAACGATACAGAGGATATTATTAGAATGCCTGAAATACTAGCTAATTATCAGGTGTATTACCAAGGCCACCCGTTTGGTTTTCCAATTCTGATACAAACTGGTTTCGACTTCCATTGGAACTCAGAATATTTTGCTGATGCATTTATGCCAGTTACGCAGCAGTTCTATTTGCAAGACGACTTAAAAGTTGGGAATTACCTAAGAGGAGATTTCTTTTTGAACTTCCAGATGAAAAAAGTTATCATGTTCCTTAAGATGACAAATGCTTTACAAGGTGTACAAAGAGAGGGATATTACACTACCCCTCTTTATATGGGCCAACCAAGAAGTTTTGAATTTGGTCTCACTTGGTTGTTTTATGATTAA
- a CDS encoding TlpA family protein disulfide reductase, whose product MHLIKLLRFWDDSYPIEKWFELVDSAATDLIKMNCYDEYAKVASSKGNHEEALKYSNLSVNWAKEHLNAPERTYREKCWYALSDEEIQNSRKRELAIFLVTQSEVLAKLDQKDKAYKACQLAIENSNLEDARLNDRIVELLISINRTDDAKDIAKIALSKGKASTNLKKVLGDEPDAGIDSIANDYLLSKEDYLKSLMKNNIAPNFDLYSLDGEKVSLEDLKGKVVVLDFWATWCAPCVMAFPYYKEVVEKYRDDENVVFYFINLDKDKEKEDISSFMESRKVDFNVLLDKENDSSKDFAVSGLPTKMIIDKNGYINFGESGFKSDKEEFIQELSLMIELAKNSESLK is encoded by the coding sequence ATGCACTTAATAAAATTATTGCGATTTTGGGATGATAGTTACCCAATAGAAAAGTGGTTTGAATTGGTTGATAGTGCAGCTACAGACTTAATAAAGATGAATTGTTACGATGAATATGCTAAAGTAGCAAGTAGTAAAGGAAACCACGAAGAGGCATTAAAGTATAGCAATTTATCAGTTAATTGGGCAAAAGAACATTTAAATGCTCCCGAAAGAACATATCGAGAAAAATGCTGGTATGCATTATCGGATGAGGAAATACAAAACTCAAGGAAACGAGAATTAGCTATTTTTTTAGTTACACAAAGTGAAGTGTTAGCTAAGCTCGATCAAAAAGATAAAGCTTATAAAGCCTGCCAACTAGCTATTGAAAATAGTAATTTAGAAGATGCCAGATTGAATGATAGGATAGTAGAATTACTAATTAGTATTAATCGTACAGATGATGCAAAAGACATAGCTAAAATAGCTTTAAGTAAAGGTAAAGCATCTACTAACCTTAAAAAGGTTTTGGGAGATGAACCAGATGCAGGGATAGATTCTATTGCTAACGATTACCTTTTAAGTAAGGAAGATTACTTAAAATCTTTAATGAAAAATAACATAGCGCCTAACTTTGATCTGTACTCTTTAGACGGTGAAAAAGTATCGCTTGAAGATTTAAAAGGCAAAGTAGTCGTGCTTGATTTTTGGGCAACTTGGTGTGCTCCATGTGTAATGGCATTTCCTTATTATAAAGAAGTTGTCGAAAAGTATAGAGATGACGAAAATGTGGTTTTCTACTTTATAAACTTAGATAAAGATAAAGAAAAGGAAGATATTTCTTCTTTTATGGAAAGTCGAAAGGTTGACTTTAATGTATTACTTGATAAGGAGAATGATTCATCAAAAGATTTTGCAGTGTCTGGTTTGCCCACCAAAATGATAATAGATAAAAATGGTTATATTAATTTTGGAGAATCTGGTTTTAAATCCGATAAAGAAGAATTTATACAGGAGCTATCTCTCATGATTGAACTTGCGAAAAATTCTGAATCATTAAAATGA
- a CDS encoding RNA 2'-phosphotransferase — translation MIDSKREKFLSKFFSYVLRHHPKVIDLKVDEFGWASVDELMANAAKDGKPFTMEELQFVVANNAKQRFSLSEDNSKIRANQGHSFPVNLELEPIAPPAYLYHGTVAKFIEQIKEDGLQKMSRQHVHLSPDRETAINVGSRRGKPVILTIRAGAMHESGYQFYLSKNGVWLVDAVPAEYIEFK, via the coding sequence TTGATAGACAGTAAAAGAGAAAAATTTTTAAGCAAGTTTTTTAGCTATGTATTAAGGCACCATCCGAAAGTAATCGATTTAAAAGTAGATGAGTTCGGATGGGCTAGTGTAGATGAGTTAATGGCAAATGCTGCTAAAGACGGTAAGCCCTTTACTATGGAAGAACTACAATTTGTAGTTGCCAATAATGCCAAACAAAGATTTAGTTTAAGTGAAGATAACTCTAAAATAAGAGCTAATCAGGGACATTCATTCCCTGTAAATTTAGAATTAGAACCGATTGCTCCACCAGCTTATTTGTATCATGGAACTGTAGCTAAGTTTATAGAACAGATCAAAGAGGATGGATTACAAAAAATGAGTCGTCAGCATGTGCATCTTAGCCCAGATAGAGAAACAGCAATTAATGTAGGTAGCAGGCGAGGCAAGCCAGTTATTTTGACGATTAGGGCAGGAGCCATGCATGAGAGTGGCTATCAGTTTTATCTCTCAAAAAATGGAGTTTGGTTGGTAGATGCTGTTCCGGCTGAGTATATCGAATTTAAATAA
- a CDS encoding DUF4419 domain-containing protein: MVDKVERNQTKNEITFKLEELEPPKELLAEKNLTELLGEFSDKIEASYKADYNLVASGYHTFIHGMHKAYAEHRPFVISPDMIWLLVCQTFSYHINFNHRKGINLFPHLDKKIELAVRNENVRLGDPNSAWHETTQQLTSSIEAYVGKELIDVLRANFSTTGIKERVASEITILDSMKAYFEYVVYYCVCGIPEITLEGSVEDWQLVQTKAVYLSQFKLDNWVKKISPLLNEFVEASKGNINIHFWMNMFKIHTKKEYGNPSFIDGWILDFFPYDKDGNELDFTNADGLSVSFYEKILPKQIICVDFKLQGRDGNLIAEEFPMEYWAGFVGLKQNSENFTIRPEIGWFVSRAEIAKTRREGKEKGRFSSGKTFYNLSSFPTELFEETEEKDYYLNYKGEIDLPNNIEELVFRILEVNGRVPEEMKKFYEDLQLNIFKNNSRNLVINGIWVYDIEGF; this comes from the coding sequence ATGGTAGATAAAGTAGAACGCAACCAAACAAAAAACGAAATTACATTTAAGCTAGAGGAGCTAGAACCACCAAAAGAACTTTTAGCAGAAAAAAATCTGACTGAGCTTTTAGGTGAGTTTTCTGATAAGATTGAAGCCAGCTACAAAGCAGATTATAATCTGGTAGCTTCTGGTTATCATACTTTTATACATGGTATGCACAAAGCTTATGCAGAACACAGGCCTTTTGTAATTTCACCAGATATGATTTGGCTATTGGTTTGTCAGACATTTTCTTATCATATCAATTTTAATCATCGTAAAGGAATTAATCTTTTCCCTCATTTAGATAAAAAAATTGAGCTTGCAGTAAGAAATGAGAATGTGCGGCTTGGTGATCCTAATAGTGCTTGGCACGAAACCACCCAACAGTTAACAAGTAGCATTGAAGCATATGTAGGAAAGGAATTGATCGATGTACTTAGGGCAAATTTTAGCACTACAGGCATTAAAGAAAGAGTAGCCTCAGAAATTACCATTTTGGATTCTATGAAGGCTTACTTTGAGTATGTGGTCTATTATTGTGTGTGTGGAATTCCAGAAATTACTTTGGAAGGCTCTGTAGAAGACTGGCAGCTTGTACAAACAAAAGCTGTTTACCTAAGCCAATTTAAGCTAGATAATTGGGTAAAAAAGATTTCACCACTATTAAATGAATTTGTAGAAGCATCTAAAGGGAATATAAACATACATTTCTGGATGAACATGTTTAAAATACATACTAAAAAAGAGTATGGAAACCCTAGCTTTATTGATGGATGGATTCTTGATTTTTTCCCTTATGATAAAGATGGTAATGAGTTAGATTTTACTAATGCAGATGGACTATCTGTGAGTTTTTATGAAAAAATTCTACCTAAGCAAATCATTTGTGTCGATTTTAAATTACAGGGTAGAGATGGAAATCTAATAGCCGAAGAATTTCCTATGGAATACTGGGCAGGTTTTGTTGGTTTAAAGCAAAACTCAGAAAACTTTACTATAAGGCCTGAAATCGGTTGGTTTGTAAGCCGCGCAGAAATAGCTAAAACTAGACGAGAAGGCAAAGAAAAGGGCCGATTTAGTAGTGGAAAAACATTTTATAATTTGTCTTCATTTCCCACTGAATTATTTGAAGAAACCGAAGAGAAGGATTATTATTTGAACTATAAGGGTGAAATAGATTTGCCAAATAATATTGAAGAGTTAGTTTTTCGAATATTAGAAGTTAATGGAAGAGTACCTGAGGAAATGAAAAAGTTCTATGAAGACTTACAATTAAACATTTTTAAGAATAATAGTAGAAATTTAGTTATCAATGGAATTTGGGTTTATGATATTGAGGGATTTTAA
- a CDS encoding GNAT family N-acetyltransferase: MIDIRKGIKADAETIAAFQVTMARETEDLVLDLATVVKGVNKILDEPDRGYYLIAESEGEIIASLLVLYEWSDWRNGDVLWIHSLFVVEAHRGKGIFRKMYDKLQKFVDENESYKGIRLYVEKTNEKAQKVYNAIGMTKEHYDMYEWLK, translated from the coding sequence ATGATTGATATAAGAAAGGGAATAAAAGCTGATGCAGAAACCATTGCTGCTTTTCAGGTAACAATGGCAAGAGAAACTGAAGACCTTGTATTAGATTTAGCTACTGTTGTAAAAGGAGTTAATAAAATATTAGACGAGCCGGATAGAGGTTACTATCTAATAGCAGAAAGTGAAGGAGAAATTATAGCTTCACTCCTAGTTTTATACGAATGGAGCGATTGGAGAAATGGTGATGTGTTGTGGATTCACTCTTTGTTTGTAGTAGAAGCACACAGGGGAAAAGGCATTTTTAGAAAAATGTATGATAAGCTCCAAAAATTTGTTGATGAAAACGAATCTTATAAAGGCATAAGATTGTATGTAGAAAAAACTAACGAGAAAGCGCAAAAGGTTTACAATGCAATAGGCATGACTAAAGAACATTATGACATGTATGAGTGGTTAAAATAA
- a CDS encoding DUF6567 family protein yields MIIKKRYFCLLLLLSSCAFHSGIMTSSVALTDANFKIVGLAHGNAHTLKVLGIGGLDKDALVLEAKTDMYKKYPLPKGHVFANITVDFKNSFLILFTETKVTVSADIIAMGEQAESTGSLQNENNGANDYYNPIKKPVYTKNGILQSGDSAVYLESNELKPCKIKEIKGAKAFITEGNETVASSIKLRNLYSTTRTYTTEKGINLKPGDEYMILILGKEVNAIVVALNEDKVLVLANGNYFSKKYNEIFYVKDEEN; encoded by the coding sequence ATGATTATCAAAAAAAGGTACTTTTGCCTATTACTTCTATTGTCTTCTTGCGCATTTCATAGTGGAATAATGACCAGCAGTGTTGCTCTTACAGATGCAAATTTTAAAATCGTTGGATTAGCTCATGGAAATGCTCACACTTTAAAAGTTTTGGGGATTGGTGGTTTAGATAAAGATGCCTTGGTGTTAGAGGCTAAAACAGATATGTACAAAAAGTATCCACTACCAAAAGGGCATGTGTTTGCCAATATTACAGTTGACTTTAAAAACTCATTCCTCATATTATTTACCGAGACAAAAGTGACCGTTTCGGCAGATATTATTGCTATGGGAGAACAAGCCGAAAGTACCGGAAGTCTACAGAATGAAAACAACGGTGCTAACGATTACTATAACCCTATAAAAAAGCCTGTTTATACTAAAAATGGCATTTTACAAAGTGGAGATTCGGCCGTTTATCTCGAAAGCAACGAGTTAAAGCCATGTAAAATAAAAGAAATAAAAGGTGCTAAAGCATTTATAACTGAAGGTAATGAAACGGTAGCTTCATCGATTAAGCTCAGAAACTTATATTCTACCACCAGAACATATACTACTGAAAAGGGAATAAACCTTAAGCCCGGAGATGAATATATGATTTTGATCTTAGGGAAAGAAGTAAATGCCATTGTAGTCGCTCTAAACGAAGACAAAGTGCTAGTTTTAGCTAATGGCAATTACTTTAGCAAAAAATACAATGAAATCTTCTATGTAAAAGATGAAGAGAATTAA